A genomic segment from Alteribacillus bidgolensis encodes:
- a CDS encoding DUF1292 domain-containing protein: MTQEENERIVIPDDEGNEHLFDVLFTFDVDDTGKSYMVLTDAGENETEEEVEVFAFRFEDEGEKDSDISLFPIETDEEWDIIEEMVETFSAGEME, translated from the coding sequence ATGACACAAGAAGAAAACGAGCGTATTGTAATCCCTGACGATGAAGGTAATGAACATCTTTTTGATGTATTGTTTACATTTGATGTAGATGATACAGGGAAATCCTATATGGTATTAACGGATGCTGGAGAAAATGAAACCGAAGAAGAAGTCGAAGTGTTTGCCTTCCGTTTTGAGGATGAGGGAGAAAAAGACTCAGATATCTCTTTATTTCCGATTGAAACAGATGAGGAATGGGATATCATAGAGGAAATGGTTGAAACATTCAGTGCTGGTGAGATGGAGTAA